The DNA window GAAAATTGGTAGTAGAGTAGTGATTTGGTCATCTAATTTATTTTCACGATGACCCATGTGTAGGATTTTCTAAACATATATAAAGAGACCAAAAATGCGATGTTATCCTTTATAAAAGTACGATAGGCGAGCAAATGATCCCACATACTGGTCTGAGTTTACATGCCCGATGTTTGGCGAGCAGGACACAAGTCTAAAACAAACAGGAGGGATTCAGAGACCCATGCTGCGATGGGTTTTGAGCGAGCCTCTTCTCTATTCTGCGTCTCGCTTTTCCTTCTCTTCTGTCCATGGTTTTGAGCCTGCCTCTGCGTCTGATGCTGAGTTTGGCTTGGCAAGGTATCTtccttttctctattttctcatTCCTTCAAAAACTGCCCACCTATTTtctgatttatagttttatctGAGTTCAAATTTCGACTTTAGTTTTTATCGGTTTCCATGTTTGCTCCAAATTTTGAACTAGTTTGGTTTTCGTTTCTCTGAATCTTACTCTTTGGTCGATGTGGGTTGATAAGACCTACGTCCTAATATTTCAATCTGTTCTCGTAAGTTTTGAGCTCGGTTTCTGATTGATGGTAGGCTACTAATCTCATCTGTTATCTGCTGCCTTAGACAGGATTCCTTTTACCTCCATTGGGTCGGTTTATTGAAAATGTATTCGCTTTCATGAAATGTGAAAATCAAGTACAGAAGTAATCAGTGGTAATTGCAAGTGAATTACCAAGTAATTAATTGCATCAAatatctctctgtctctgtctctgtctctctcttactcttatttatttagctacatatatatatgcctaTAACCTAAACCACATGTGTCCATATCCAGTATTATGTGTGATCCTCTGCAATTCATTCATCACATCCATGCAAATCCACACAACCCCTTCACAGCCAAGAAATAAAATCCAGAATTCCACTCTGATTGTCACACGTGCACACGGTGATGATCACCATCATGCTACACTAATTCCTTCTCACCCATCTTAACCAAAATCTCCCACAGCCGTTGGATCTCCCCGAACACATCGTCCGTGGGAAGCGTAAACCGGCAGCACGGACAAGTGTTCCTCTTCCTCAGCCACCGCAAAATACACATCCAGTGAAACAAATGCCGGCACGGCAGTTCACACACGTCTCTGTCCTCTCTCATCTCTTCTTTACATATCATGCATTCGCTTCCGCCGCTGCTCACCTTCACCGACGGCAGCGCCACCACCGCTGCTGGTGATGCCGCTACTTCTCTCCCTGCCTTCCCGCCATAGCAAAAGCCCATCACGCTGACAAATCTCAAGCACCTCGTCAGCACCTCAATATAAGAAACCAAAGCCGACCCGTTGTAGACTCCGATGCCGGAAACTGTTAGCATGTTGTCGGAGTACAACTTGCTTAAAATTTCGCGCCATTTTATAGTTGGTGCTTGGAGGGCTTCCGGGTTGTGCTGGTGTACTTCGCAGAGTAAGAGGAGGAGCAGGACGGAGTCGAGATCTCTTTTTCTGACGACGCGTGGCGGTGGTGGATTGGTGCAAGGGTGGAAGTGGAGTGTGAGGTGGTAGAGGGAGGAGAGGAGGTGGTTGGCGATGAGGAGAGTCTTGTGGGGGAGGGGGAGGGAGTTGAGGCGGTGGAGGGTGAGAGAGAAGAGGATGGGGGAGGAGAGGAGGGAGGAGagacggtggtggtggtggtgggtgtgGGAGAGGATGGTGTGGGTGAGATGTGAGAGTTGGGGTGGGGTGAGGGTGGCCAGAGCAGCCATGATGGTTGCCGTTGCTGTTGCTGTTTCTTCCATTATGGGATCGTGTGCTTTGTGGACTTTTGCTTTTAATCTTTTTATAGAGCGTGGAAAAACGGTTTTGAGGATTGTTGTGGctttttttgtgaatttttgcTTGGACTAATTTGCCCATGCTTGTCTCTTGTAATGACTATTGTACCCCTTTTGATATTTGCTCCACTTTTGTTCTAAATACTACAAAAAAAAGTGATTTTCATGCACATTTTTCTCCTCATACGCTTCTTGCATTTGGATGAAtaatcaaagaaaaattaatagaCAAAATCAAGCAGAGGTATGGAGAAGAGTGTCATAGTTATTTTCCGTACTATATTATTGTTGCCATGATATTTATAGATGTGTTCAAATCTTACAATAATCATCTCATTACATTCACAAAATCATGTTTATGTGAAATCTATGGTCATTACGTTCACATATATTTGAAATCTTAAATCAACATTAGTTTTGTTAGTGTCAAGTCATAACAACTTGTTTTTTCATTAATGATTTTTCTTTAGAGGCAAAGAAGAGGTTGGGAATCGAACTCTTAATTTTATCATGATCTAGACAAAACGAATGCGAGAATCAAACCCTTAACTTTATACTGATGTCAACCAAGAGAAGACCGAGAGGCGAACTCTTAATTTGGTCACATCTTTGATGTGAATCTATCCTTCGACGACTAATGTCAACTAAGAGGAGCGAGAAACGAGCTCTTAACCTAGTCACATCTTTGATGTAAATCTATCCTTCCACAATATTCAATGACAACAAATGCAATATGAATGTGCATTTGGGGGTGTAAGGTAAAGATGAATTGAATGAAGTCAGTGGGTATGTAGGTTTGTTTGTCCACAAGTTGTGTGTCCAGTTCAAACCCATTTGTCCTTCCTATATAATTATATCTATAGCTTTAGTATAGTCTTTAATTATCTAAAGAAAAACAAGTAGAAGAGGAAAAAAACCAATTGGCCCATGCATGGCTCGTTCTCCTTGTCCCCCTCCACTCTTAATAATGCAAATGTGACGACCGATCGTTTCGCTTAACAAGGATCTTGTCACCTTTTACATTTACATCTACCGCCTGCAACTCCGGTTAATCTTCATTGCAAGTTGAGTAAATTGTGAGACTGGATCTAATAAAGAGAAATGCTTAGGAGGCTCTTTCAAAATGACATTTTCTATGAAGTCTCTGATATCTTatattttttgcacaatgttttataatgtttgcATGAGAATTGTCCAAAAACATGACGTTGCGAACAGTCCACTTTTGAGAGAATCTTCTTAACATTTATATTTGGTAAAATAGCCTAATAACCATTCGGTCCCTTGgttttgacttctccttttggTATCTGGGGTTGAGATTATGGGCTTGTTTGCAATGCTTTTAAAAATGATGAAAACGTTGTTGGTGAAAATATTATTGGAACCAATATTTAGTAAAAGTGCAAatgaattattaaaaaaacacttgaagtgttttttgCAAGAATTACATAACTGGTGTTTGTTACAAacatttcaagtgcttttggaatttaaaactattttctctaaaaacgcattcaatcattttaaaaatatttgaatttaggTGATGCGCCCTAAAACACTtggatttttaataaaaacatttttagtATAAACACTTTTTAAGCACATGTGTCGTGCATAAGTAATCCCTAATGAGTTCTCTGTGACAATTAATAATGTGTTAGTGGATTAACACTTTGATGTAATGATGGTAGGATTAatgagttttattttattttattttcttcttcttcttctctcataGGAGTTTTAAAAGGTTCTTTTTCAAATTAATATATTGTCTGAGATGGTATTCAATTAACACACTATCCGTCGGTAAGAAAATTGTTATTTGTCACGTGGTGTCACCGGTTGCAAGACAAAATCTCACCAACCCATTGGTTGACGTATTATTCCACAAGGGGTATCCTGATCAGTGATCCCCACACAATCAAACCAAGTGAGCGTAAAAAACCCTTTAGAGGAGACACAATGATAATCTTTGTGGCAACCAAACCATGATCAAGATACAGGGCCGAGGAGGTGCcggaaaaaaaatcataattccaTTGGATTCTTAAACAGCAAGAAAATATTGCAGCTAACTTTAAAGTATGGATAAAAGTATGAACAGGTCCAAAAACTATTCAATATGTTTAAATAGAGTAAAAGACGGGTGTGATAAAACAATAGTTTGGTGTCACGATAACAACTTATATAACACACGTACATTGATATTATAGTATTCCATGTCAATGATACAATGCTAAGCGAAAAAACTTACACTTGTAGTTGTATAATTGTATTATTGGCATGGATTGCTACGGTGGCAGTGTACCCGTTCAATGTAAGTTCTATAATATAAGAGAGATCCCCAATCTACAAATCAAATTGCAAGGTAAAATAATTCCACCAACTCTTCTGATGAATGAAGTTCTTTCCTGATTCTGAGCACTTAAAAACACGAATTCTATGCCACTATGGAAAAACAGGGCATTTCTTGGATCCTAAGCTAGCTGATATGAGCCGGAGTGATGATCTTGGCTCAAACATTAACACTCTCCTCATCTAATTCATCCTGCAAGGCATACCCTTTTTCTTTCATCATCCCCAGCAATCCTTCCAGTGTTTCGTAGATCTCTTCGGTTCTTTCGTTTGATGTGTCCTTCACTATAAAGCTTTGTAACCCCTTACTTGTTTCAATCCAGCTACTGCCAGGAATCTTCCTCAGCCCAACTTCTTTCATTCTCTCCCTGACCTTATCAGCTTCTTCCCATCTCCCAGCCTGTGAATATAAATTCGCCATAATGATGTAATTCCCTGTATTCTCGGGTTCGATTTGAAACAAGCGATCGCAGACAAATTTTCCCAATTCAACATCACGAGAAACTGAAGCCCCATTTAGTAGTGCACCCCAAACTTTAGCACTTGGTTCAACTGGCATTTTGTGGATAAAATCTGCAGCTTCGGTGAGTTTCCCAGCTCGGCTAAGAATGCCTACCATGCAGGCATAATGCTCAACTGAGGGCTGAATGCCATATTCCGGAAACATGGCATCAAAGATTTTCCAAGCCTCATCAACCACTCCAGAATGAGCACAAGCTGTTAATACTGCTGTAATTGTCACTTGATCTGGTTGAATCCCACTATTCAGCATCTCATAAAAGAGGCCAAGAGACGTATCACCATCTCCGTGGGATGCATAAGCTGAGATTATTGATGTCCAAATGATTAAGCTCTTACCTTTTGCTTGATCAAAAACCCTCTGTGCCCCGTAAAGAAAACCTGACTTTGCATAAGTATCGATAATGGCAGTTGCAACATAAATATTCCAGTCAAAATTGTTTCTAACAGCATAAGCATGTACTTCCTTCCCAACTTTCAGATTTGAGAAATACGATATTGTGGGAAGAATACTTGACAATGTCACGGTATTTGGTTTGCAACCACATGCCTGCATTTCTCGAATTAAATTCAATGCCTCTTCGTGCTGGTTGTTCTGAACCAAACCTGAAATCACAGCATTCCAAGTACTTAACTTTGGCTTCTTACTATCTCGAAAAACATCCATGGCTTTGTCAACAAACCTGTGAAACATGTACCCCGAAACTAATGAGCCATAAGTGACCTCATCCTTTTCACTCATCTCATCAAATAATTCTTGAGCATAATCCAAGCTACCACATCTTGCATATAGCCCTATAAGAGCATTGCAAACCAAAACATCCATCTCGATTTGATTCTCAATGACAAACTGATGAACCTCCATACCGAGCATAAGATCATTTGACTGTAAACATGCCTGCAACACACTCACCACTGTCAACCCAACAGGCTTAAACTTCTCCAAGCCTAACATCATCCTATACAACTCTTTGCACTCATCATAGTATCCGGCTTGAGAATACCCTGCAATCATCGAATTCCACGACACAATATCTCTTTCCGGCATCCTGTCAAACAAAGCTCTCGCCAAACCTACCTCATCACATCTCGAGTAGTAAGTAATCAAAGAATTAACAACAAAAACATCCGAATCAAACCCACTACGCAGAACAAAACAATGTACTTCCTTAGCCAATTTTGAACCTGAAAGCAAAACCCCAAGAGCCTTCAGCACACAAGTCACAGTAAAATTGTCGGGCTTCGCTTGATCCGAACACGAAGACACCATAGCAGAAAACCACTTCAAGTTGTCGGCGTGCATATTGTTAATGGAATACCCAATGAGCATGGCGTTCCAGGAGAAAGCATTTGGGTGGGGAATTTGGTCGAACACCTTGCGGGCATAGTTGATATTATTGGTTTTGGAGTAGAAATTGATGAGCTTTGAGGCCAGGAAGTTGCCGGGCGTGACGGAGTAGAGGACGAGGCGGGCGTGGAGCTGCTTGGCCTGACGGACCAGGCGGTGCACCGTGCAGTGCTGGATGAAGTGCCCGTAAGCTCCGCAATCGAGCCCGTCGATTCCATGGAGGCTCTGAAGGGCACGTTGGACGTAGCCGTTGGTGGCGGCCGAGAATTGAATGTTCAATGACTTTGATAACAACATTCATTTGTTTTTCTCATAAAAGCTTAAG is part of the Malus domestica chromosome 12, GDT2T_hap1 genome and encodes:
- the LOC103450160 gene encoding E3 ubiquitin-protein ligase SGR9, amyloplastic-like, which codes for MEETATATATIMAALATLTPPQLSHLTHTILSHTHHHHHRLSSLLSSPILFSLTLHRLNSLPLPHKTLLIANHLLSSLYHLTLHFHPCTNPPPPRVVRKRDLDSVLLLLLLCEVHQHNPEALQAPTIKWREILSKLYSDNMLTVSGIGVYNGSALVSYIEVLTRCLRFVSVMGFCYGGKAGREVAASPAAVVALPSVKVSSGGSECMICKEEMREDRDVCELPCRHLFHWMCILRWLRKRNTCPCCRFTLPTDDVFGEIQRLWEILVKMGEKELV
- the LOC103450159 gene encoding pentatricopeptide repeat-containing protein At2g37310; the protein is MLLSKSLNIQFSAATNGYVQRALQSLHGIDGLDCGAYGHFIQHCTVHRLVRQAKQLHARLVLYSVTPGNFLASKLINFYSKTNNINYARKVFDQIPHPNAFSWNAMLIGYSINNMHADNLKWFSAMVSSCSDQAKPDNFTVTCVLKALGVLLSGSKLAKEVHCFVLRSGFDSDVFVVNSLITYYSRCDEVGLARALFDRMPERDIVSWNSMIAGYSQAGYYDECKELYRMMLGLEKFKPVGLTVVSVLQACLQSNDLMLGMEVHQFVIENQIEMDVLVCNALIGLYARCGSLDYAQELFDEMSEKDEVTYGSLVSGYMFHRFVDKAMDVFRDSKKPKLSTWNAVISGLVQNNQHEEALNLIREMQACGCKPNTVTLSSILPTISYFSNLKVGKEVHAYAVRNNFDWNIYVATAIIDTYAKSGFLYGAQRVFDQAKGKSLIIWTSIISAYASHGDGDTSLGLFYEMLNSGIQPDQVTITAVLTACAHSGVVDEAWKIFDAMFPEYGIQPSVEHYACMVGILSRAGKLTEAADFIHKMPVEPSAKVWGALLNGASVSRDVELGKFVCDRLFQIEPENTGNYIIMANLYSQAGRWEEADKVRERMKEVGLRKIPGSSWIETSKGLQSFIVKDTSNERTEEIYETLEGLLGMMKEKGYALQDELDEESVNV